GGGCACAAAAGAGATAATCCCCGTCTTTTCCTCTTACGCTTAGCCATTTCTTTAAAGCGTAAGCAACATCATTTTCAACCAGAATAGTTGATTTACCATTCGGGGTATTAAAAGTTATCTCACAACCATTTTCTGTTTCTTGAACGTCTCCAACTCTCACAGACAAAAGTTCTTGGCAGCTTACACCAGTTGCAGCCGCAAGAGCTATTAGCGCAGCATCTCTACTCCCTGATGTCTTACTATCTTTCCAACAAGCCTCAATCATCTTCTTAACCTTATCATTATCCAGCGGGTTCATTGATCTATTCGATCCATCATACATCAAATCATAATTCAACTGAAGTGATTTTATCTGATTGAATTTATCGTTCGGAATATAACCCAAAAGAAAAGCTTGCTTGGCTACTCCACGTAGTGTGGTTAGAGCGCGTTTGGCGGTTGTCGGTGTACCTCTAGCTACAATTCCATTGACAAAACTCTGAATCTGATCCACTTCAACTGTAGACCAATCAATATCTTGCCATCTTTCGTAGCCATTCACTTTTGCGAATTTTTCCAGATCTGATTCTATTGCTTTCCGACTAATTGGATTGCTTTGTGATCGCAAATAGAATTCAGCTGGATTGACGAGAGTTTTGTTCTCATTTGAATAGGTAGTTTGGGTTGTCATTTCTCTAAACCTCCTGTGAATTGATATCTCTGATCCTTAGATTAGTGATTCATCACTTGT
Above is a genomic segment from Candidatus Methylacidiphilales bacterium containing:
- a CDS encoding site-specific integrase — translated: MTTQTTYSNENKTLVNPAEFYLRSQSNPISRKAIESDLEKFAKVNGYERWQDIDWSTVEVDQIQSFVNGIVARGTPTTAKRALTTLRGVAKQAFLLGYIPNDKFNQIKSLQLNYDLMYDGSNRSMNPLDNDKVKKMIEACWKDSKTSGSRDAALIALAAATGVSCQELLSVRVGDVQETENGCEITFNTPNGKSTILVENDVAYALKKWLSVRGKDGDYLFCALKRNGVDTSKSILPPAAYQVLSKRAKEAGVGDVTWYEIRRLGGRKVSEIDNSEASQDMFNIGQSM